Proteins found in one Perca fluviatilis chromosome 9, GENO_Pfluv_1.0, whole genome shotgun sequence genomic segment:
- the c9h1orf53 gene encoding uncharacterized protein C1orf53 homolog codes for MFHQNYQYKAFVSRLILLHVQFNKRVVTMSIPKLSEEGSKRLRGRSRLQITADRREAAHCNGVVTSSTGDEHGHAGTKFTEEEMTIHRAHREACEAKKQMYVDPSSGYKVFTEYAHLQRGKCCGSACRHCPYGQVNVKDPAMKKQFNSLFYV; via the exons atgttccaccaaaactaccAGTATAAAGCATTTGTCAGCAGATTGATTCTTCTCCATGTGCAGTTTAATAAACGAGTTGTAACAATGTCGATACCGAAACTCTCAGAAGAAGGCTCCAAGCGACTGAGGGGCAGAAGCCGGTTACAGATCACTGCAGACAGGAGAGAGGCTGCACACTGTAATGGGGTGGTGACAAGCAGCACGGGGGACGAACACGGCCACGCTGGGACAAAGTTCACAGAGGAAGAGATGACCATCCATAGAGCCCACAGAGAGGCGTGCGAG GCAAAGAAGCAGATGTATGTCGACCCTTCCAGTGGGTACAAAGTGTTCACAGAGTATGCCCACCTTCAGAGAGGGAAATGCTGTGGCAGCGCATGCAGACAT TGTCCATATGGCCAAGTCAACGTGAAGGACCCTGCAATGAAGAAACAATTTAATTCTCTATTTTATGTATAG
- the lhx9 gene encoding LIM/homeobox protein Lhx9 isoform X1 — MEVVGCKREAGSCTLRPGPGAMLFHGISGDHIQGIMEEMERRSKTDSRLAKGMQLNGRESTMPSMSPEKPALCAGCGGKISDRYYLLAVDKQWHLRCLKCCECKLALESELTCFAKDGSIYCKEDYYRRFSVQRCARCHLGISASEMVMRARDSVYHLSCFTCTTCNKTLTTGDHFGMKDSLVYCRLHFETLVQGPDYHQQLNFAELAAKGGGLSLPYFNGTGTAQKGRPRKRKSPAMGIDIPSYNTGCNENDTDHLDRDQQAYAPTQKTKRMRTSFKHHQLRTMKSYFAINHNPDAKDLKQLAQKTGLTKRVLQVWFQNARAKFRRNVLRQENGGVDKADGTSLPPPSSDSGALSPPSSAATLTDLTNPSITVVTSVTSSLDSHDSGSPSQTTLTNLF, encoded by the exons ATGGAAGTTGTGGGCTGcaagagagaggcaggcagttGCACGTTGCGTCCAGGACCGGGAGCCATGCTTTTCCACGGGATCTCCGGGGATCACATCCAAGGGATCAtggaagagatggagagaaggtCGAAAACGGATTCGCGTCTGGCGAAGGGCATGCAGCTCAACGGGAGAGAGTCG ACCATGCCTTCCATGAGCCCGGAGAAGCCTGCTCTGTGTGCCGGCTGTGGCGGAAAGATTTCGGATAGATACTACCTCCTGGCCGTGGACAAACAGTGGCACCTGCGGTGCCTCAAATGCTGTGAATGTAAACTAGCGCTGGAATCGGAGCTAACGTGTTTTGCCAAGGATGGGAGTATCTATTGCAAGGAGGATTACTACAG AAGGTTCTCCGTGCAGAGGTGCGCGCGCTGCCACCTCGGGATATCGGCCTCGGAGATGGTGATGCGGGCGCGCGACTCCGTGTACCACCTGAGCTGCTTCACGTGCACCACCTGCAACAAGACTCTGACCACGGGCGACCACTTCGGCATGAAGGACAGCCTGGTGTACTGCCGGCTCCACTTCGAGACGCTGGTGCAGGGACCGGACTACCACCAACAGCTCAACTTCGCTGAGCTGGCAGCGAAGGGCGGCGGCCTGTCCCTACCTTACTTCAACGGCACCGGTACGGCACAGAAGGGAAGGCCGCGCAAGAGGAAGAGCCCGGCCATGGGGATAGATATACCTAGCTAcaacacag GCTGTAACGAGAACGACACCGACCACTTGGACCGGGACCAGCAGGCCTACGCTCCAACTCAGAAGACCAAACGCATGCGGACCTCCTTTAAGCACCATCAGCTGCGGACAATGAAATCCTACTTTGCCATCAACCACAACCCAGATGCCAAGGACTTAAAGCAGCTGGCCCAGAAGACAGGCCTCACTAAGAGAGTTCTACAG GTTTGGTTCCAAAACGCAAGAGCCAAATTCAGAAGGAACGTTTTGCGACAGGAGAATGGAGGTGTTGATAAGGCTGATGGCACCTCACTCCCTCCACCCTCATCTGACAGTGGGGCCCTGAGCCCCCCCTCCAGCGCGGCCACACTAACAGACCTGACAAACCCCTCTATCACTGTAGTGACCTCCGTCACCTCTAGTTTGGACAGCCATGATTCGGGGAGCCCTTCGCAAACTACCTTGACAAACCTTTTCTAA
- the lhx9 gene encoding LIM/homeobox protein Lhx9 isoform X3, with product MEVVGCKREAGSCTLRPGPGAMLFHGISGDHIQGIMEEMERRSKTDSRLAKGMQLNGRESTMPSMSPEKPALCAGCGGKISDRYYLLAVDKQWHLRCLKCCECKLALESELTCFAKDGSIYCKEDYYRRFSVQRCARCHLGISASEMVMRARDSVYHLSCFTCTTCNKTLTTGDHFGMKDSLVYCRLHFETLVQGPDYHQQLNFAELAAKGGGLSLPYFNGTGTAQKGRPRKRKSPAMGIDIPSYNTGCNENDTDHLDRDQQAYAPTQKTKRMRTSFKHHQLRTMKSYFAINHNPDAKDLKQLAQKTGLTKRVLQGEQILGHYSHTSRRLKIP from the exons ATGGAAGTTGTGGGCTGcaagagagaggcaggcagttGCACGTTGCGTCCAGGACCGGGAGCCATGCTTTTCCACGGGATCTCCGGGGATCACATCCAAGGGATCAtggaagagatggagagaaggtCGAAAACGGATTCGCGTCTGGCGAAGGGCATGCAGCTCAACGGGAGAGAGTCG ACCATGCCTTCCATGAGCCCGGAGAAGCCTGCTCTGTGTGCCGGCTGTGGCGGAAAGATTTCGGATAGATACTACCTCCTGGCCGTGGACAAACAGTGGCACCTGCGGTGCCTCAAATGCTGTGAATGTAAACTAGCGCTGGAATCGGAGCTAACGTGTTTTGCCAAGGATGGGAGTATCTATTGCAAGGAGGATTACTACAG AAGGTTCTCCGTGCAGAGGTGCGCGCGCTGCCACCTCGGGATATCGGCCTCGGAGATGGTGATGCGGGCGCGCGACTCCGTGTACCACCTGAGCTGCTTCACGTGCACCACCTGCAACAAGACTCTGACCACGGGCGACCACTTCGGCATGAAGGACAGCCTGGTGTACTGCCGGCTCCACTTCGAGACGCTGGTGCAGGGACCGGACTACCACCAACAGCTCAACTTCGCTGAGCTGGCAGCGAAGGGCGGCGGCCTGTCCCTACCTTACTTCAACGGCACCGGTACGGCACAGAAGGGAAGGCCGCGCAAGAGGAAGAGCCCGGCCATGGGGATAGATATACCTAGCTAcaacacag GCTGTAACGAGAACGACACCGACCACTTGGACCGGGACCAGCAGGCCTACGCTCCAACTCAGAAGACCAAACGCATGCGGACCTCCTTTAAGCACCATCAGCTGCGGACAATGAAATCCTACTTTGCCATCAACCACAACCCAGATGCCAAGGACTTAAAGCAGCTGGCCCAGAAGACAGGCCTCACTAAGAGAGTTCTACAG
- the lhx9 gene encoding LIM/homeobox protein Lhx9 isoform X4: MEVVGCKREAGSCTLRPGPGAMLFHGISGDHIQGIMEEMERRSKTDSRLAKGMQLNGRESTMPSMSPEKPALCAGCGGKISDRYYLLAVDKQWHLRCLKCCECKLALESELTCFAKDGSIYCKEDYYRRFSVQRCARCHLGISASEMVMRARDSVYHLSCFTCTTCNKTLTTGDHFGMKDSLVYCRLHFETLVQGPDYHQQLNFAELAAKGGGLSLPYFNGTGTAQKGRPRKRKSPAMGIDIPSYNTGCNENDTDHLDRDQQAYAPTQKTKRMRTSFKHHQLRTMKSYFAINHNPDAKDLKQLAQKTGLTKRVLQ, from the exons ATGGAAGTTGTGGGCTGcaagagagaggcaggcagttGCACGTTGCGTCCAGGACCGGGAGCCATGCTTTTCCACGGGATCTCCGGGGATCACATCCAAGGGATCAtggaagagatggagagaaggtCGAAAACGGATTCGCGTCTGGCGAAGGGCATGCAGCTCAACGGGAGAGAGTCG ACCATGCCTTCCATGAGCCCGGAGAAGCCTGCTCTGTGTGCCGGCTGTGGCGGAAAGATTTCGGATAGATACTACCTCCTGGCCGTGGACAAACAGTGGCACCTGCGGTGCCTCAAATGCTGTGAATGTAAACTAGCGCTGGAATCGGAGCTAACGTGTTTTGCCAAGGATGGGAGTATCTATTGCAAGGAGGATTACTACAG AAGGTTCTCCGTGCAGAGGTGCGCGCGCTGCCACCTCGGGATATCGGCCTCGGAGATGGTGATGCGGGCGCGCGACTCCGTGTACCACCTGAGCTGCTTCACGTGCACCACCTGCAACAAGACTCTGACCACGGGCGACCACTTCGGCATGAAGGACAGCCTGGTGTACTGCCGGCTCCACTTCGAGACGCTGGTGCAGGGACCGGACTACCACCAACAGCTCAACTTCGCTGAGCTGGCAGCGAAGGGCGGCGGCCTGTCCCTACCTTACTTCAACGGCACCGGTACGGCACAGAAGGGAAGGCCGCGCAAGAGGAAGAGCCCGGCCATGGGGATAGATATACCTAGCTAcaacacag GCTGTAACGAGAACGACACCGACCACTTGGACCGGGACCAGCAGGCCTACGCTCCAACTCAGAAGACCAAACGCATGCGGACCTCCTTTAAGCACCATCAGCTGCGGACAATGAAATCCTACTTTGCCATCAACCACAACCCAGATGCCAAGGACTTAAAGCAGCTGGCCCAGAAGACAGGCCTCACTAAGAGAGTTCTACAG tga
- the lhx9 gene encoding LIM/homeobox protein Lhx9 isoform X2 — MEVVGCKREAGSCTLRPGPGAMLFHGISGDHIQGIMEEMERRSKTDSRLAKGMQLNGRESTMPSMSPEKPALCAGCGGKISDRYYLLAVDKQWHLRCLKCCECKLALESELTCFAKDGSIYCKEDYYRFSVQRCARCHLGISASEMVMRARDSVYHLSCFTCTTCNKTLTTGDHFGMKDSLVYCRLHFETLVQGPDYHQQLNFAELAAKGGGLSLPYFNGTGTAQKGRPRKRKSPAMGIDIPSYNTGCNENDTDHLDRDQQAYAPTQKTKRMRTSFKHHQLRTMKSYFAINHNPDAKDLKQLAQKTGLTKRVLQVWFQNARAKFRRNVLRQENGGVDKADGTSLPPPSSDSGALSPPSSAATLTDLTNPSITVVTSVTSSLDSHDSGSPSQTTLTNLF, encoded by the exons ATGGAAGTTGTGGGCTGcaagagagaggcaggcagttGCACGTTGCGTCCAGGACCGGGAGCCATGCTTTTCCACGGGATCTCCGGGGATCACATCCAAGGGATCAtggaagagatggagagaaggtCGAAAACGGATTCGCGTCTGGCGAAGGGCATGCAGCTCAACGGGAGAGAGTCG ACCATGCCTTCCATGAGCCCGGAGAAGCCTGCTCTGTGTGCCGGCTGTGGCGGAAAGATTTCGGATAGATACTACCTCCTGGCCGTGGACAAACAGTGGCACCTGCGGTGCCTCAAATGCTGTGAATGTAAACTAGCGCTGGAATCGGAGCTAACGTGTTTTGCCAAGGATGGGAGTATCTATTGCAAGGAGGATTACTACAG GTTCTCCGTGCAGAGGTGCGCGCGCTGCCACCTCGGGATATCGGCCTCGGAGATGGTGATGCGGGCGCGCGACTCCGTGTACCACCTGAGCTGCTTCACGTGCACCACCTGCAACAAGACTCTGACCACGGGCGACCACTTCGGCATGAAGGACAGCCTGGTGTACTGCCGGCTCCACTTCGAGACGCTGGTGCAGGGACCGGACTACCACCAACAGCTCAACTTCGCTGAGCTGGCAGCGAAGGGCGGCGGCCTGTCCCTACCTTACTTCAACGGCACCGGTACGGCACAGAAGGGAAGGCCGCGCAAGAGGAAGAGCCCGGCCATGGGGATAGATATACCTAGCTAcaacacag GCTGTAACGAGAACGACACCGACCACTTGGACCGGGACCAGCAGGCCTACGCTCCAACTCAGAAGACCAAACGCATGCGGACCTCCTTTAAGCACCATCAGCTGCGGACAATGAAATCCTACTTTGCCATCAACCACAACCCAGATGCCAAGGACTTAAAGCAGCTGGCCCAGAAGACAGGCCTCACTAAGAGAGTTCTACAG GTTTGGTTCCAAAACGCAAGAGCCAAATTCAGAAGGAACGTTTTGCGACAGGAGAATGGAGGTGTTGATAAGGCTGATGGCACCTCACTCCCTCCACCCTCATCTGACAGTGGGGCCCTGAGCCCCCCCTCCAGCGCGGCCACACTAACAGACCTGACAAACCCCTCTATCACTGTAGTGACCTCCGTCACCTCTAGTTTGGACAGCCATGATTCGGGGAGCCCTTCGCAAACTACCTTGACAAACCTTTTCTAA